TATCTGGGCGAAAGAAAACGGTAGTGAGGAATAAAGAATACATCAACAGGTGTCCACTTTTTACTCTATATTAGATCCAATCCTTACGTGGCAGCATCGCCTTTATAAGACGTTATCTTGCGCTAACGAACCAGACAGCACTTATTTGAACGAATACTGCCGGTTTCGCAACCTAGAGAATCTGAGCAACGCTATTCCCGAGAAAAAGGCCGAAAACCTTGGAATGTGCGTGTGAAATGCAGAAATAACGTGTCGGAGATTCTTTAGAAATCGGGATTAGTGAAATATCGCCCAGTAGCTGTCTGCTGAGTTCGTTAGATTTCACTTTAGTCACCTACATTTGCAGCCTGAATAAAAATTGAACCATAACAAAAAGGTTCCCGCCAACTCTGTATTCACAGACTGGCAGGAACCCTTTTTTATATTTGTTGTTCTCGTATTTAGCTTCAACCGTTTATTCCACGTCACACATGACAACGTTGCTACCTTGAGCTGTAATTAGTTCCTTCACATCTTCAAATTCAAAAAATACCGTCGCCGTATTTTCCATCGGATGAATTCCGATCTTCTGACCAACTAGATCCTTGTCAAAAACTACGGTCACGTTTTTCTGAATATTATTGAGAACTCCCATAGGGTTGACGTGCCCTTTTTCCAATCCGAGGAATTCCAACAAATCCTTTTCACTGGCAAAACTCAATTTGCGGCTAGGTATCTTTTCGCTTAAACTTCTCAAATCAACGGACTTCGTTCCGGCAATCGTCACCAGATAATAGTTGCGTTTCTTGTCATCACGCAGAAACAGATTTTTAACGATATGTTCTGTATGCGGAATCTGATAAGAGAATATTTCCTCCATCGTGTATACTGCGGGATGTTCAATACTTTCGTAAACGATATTATTGCGATCTAAAAGATCATAGAAACCCTGTTTGTTTAACATAACAAATTCATCTCTTTCAATATAAATATTCTTCTCTAACATTACTTCTTCTGTAATATTACTTCAAACGCTGAAGGATCAGCCGTTTTTTGTACAACATTTTGCCTGCTTCAGCTACATCTCGAATTGTATTTTTGTTGCTCACCGAACCAAACACCATGCCGGCAATCGGCACGAGTTGGAACAGCTTCTTCCAGCCAAAGGATTCACTGTAGGAGTTAAACACTTCCCGCCAGCCCTGCATCTGCGATACCACTTCAATTGGCTTGTCCGGATCGTCGTAGGCGGCCAGTTCTTCAATGATCGCTTTCTTGCCTACAATATCGGCGGAAGAGAATTGCAGACATTTTACAATAAAGATGCGCTCCAGCGGCTCATCTGGATCATACCCGTAACATAGTGCCATCTCTTGCAGTACCTTTAAGGAAAGCCCCATCACCATCGGAATATCTGCTGCAATGGTTACAATGCCACCAAACCCTGTAGCTGCTCCCTGAGCCGCGGCAAACTTCGTTCGACTCTCGGTAATGTTATCAGCTACCTGGTCCAGCACAAGAAGTGGCAGATTCTCCACACTATGAATCTTCGCTGCTCCCTCCGCTTCAGCTTCCTGCTCCAGACGATAGGTCGTATCCATCATGGAATAACCGGACTTCTCGGCTTCCTCTTGCAGTAGCTTGGCTACTTTTTTCTTCTGTACGAGGAACTTGCCCCCATTCTGCACATACTGACCCACGTCGTTCAGGGAATCTCCGATCTTCTGTTTCAGCACTTTAGGCATCACTTTATCTAACATCGCAAAGGGCAAACGTCCGATTTTATCCCATATAAACAAGTCTTTCTGCTGTTTCTCCCATTTCAAAATCTGTTCAAGTTCCTTGTCCAATGTCTCGCGTGAATCCATATATGATCCTCCTAATAGGTTCTGCATCGTAATCTGTATCTTTCTCATACGCAGAAATCATCGTTGTGGTTGCTTTGTTTTATGTTCAGGACACATATGTTCAGACCGCTCTATCTTATCGTTCACATACGGAAGAGCCCTTAATCAGCATCTCTCGCTAACTAAAGGCTCTCGTATTTAAGGTTTCACTACCTCTTATTTTGCTTCTGCTACTGCTTTTCCATCTGGAACCGGAACACCGAAGTCAGGTGTGCCATCTTCACGCCAGTGAATCACTTGAGCACGGGCGTGACGGTTCGGATCATACAAGGGATCACCCTCGATGTCTTTGTAATTACGCGCATGATAAATCAGAATATCGGTCTTCCCATCCGGTGAAACCGTAAAGCTGTTATGGCCCGGACCATACTGCCCGTTCGCTTCACAGGTCTGGAACACCGGCTCCGGTGATTTTACCCAGCTTGTCGGATCAAGCAAATCGGCATTTTCATCTGCGGTGAGCAGACCCATGCAATAATTGTAATCGGTCGCACTGGCCGAGTAGCCGATAAACAACCGCCCATTCCGATGCATCACGGCTGCTCCTTCATTGACCTTAAAGCCGATGATCTCCCAATCGTACTCTGGCGTAGAGATCATGACCTGTTCGCCGCGTAGCGTCCACGGGTTTTCCATTTCGGCAATGTACAGGTTCGAGTTGCCCACAATATCAGGATCTTTCTGTGCCCAGACCAGATAGCGGATTCCCTTATGTTCAAAGGTTGTTGCATCCAGCGCGAATGATTCCCACGCGTGTGTGAATCTGCCCTTTCTCTACCCACTCTCCTTCGAGTGGATTCGCAGAATCGTTCTCCAGAACATACATCCGATGATCGAACAGACCTTCGTTGGTTTCACTGGTGTGAGCCGCAGCGTAGTGTATATACCATTTGCCATCGATAAAATGAATCTCCGGTGCCCAGATGTTGGCACTCATTGGCCCTGTGTCACGCTTCGTCCAAGCCGTTACCGGCTCAGCATTTCTCAACTCTTCCAACGTCTCTGCTCGCCGGATCTCAATCCGGTCAAAGGCTGGTACGGATGCGGAAAAGTAATAGTAACCGTCTGTATGACGGTACACCCACGGATCAGCACGTTGCTCCAAAATAGGATTAGTAAAGGTAATGGAATCAGTCATGGGAATGCTCCCCTTTCAAATGTTGTTTGGCTCGAAGTTGGGGAATGTAACCCAATTGCGAAAAAGCGAAAACCTTTTTTGGGTGGTGCACAGCGAACGTTCGGGGGTGGTAGGGCCTTGGCGCTCTCTTGTCCTCCGATTTCTCTTTCCACCGCTCTTGGCGGTTGAAATCGGATGCCAAACTCGCTCCTGCGGCTCCTTCCTCCCCCTCACTGCTTGTGCACCTTGGCGCATCAGCTCGCTCTTACCGCGCTCGCTGGGTTACAACTCAACCTTGAGCCATTGTTTGGCTCGGTCTTATGGGGTTGACCACTTCGCAGGGTCAACTCTCCCCGTGTTTAGAGCATGATTGGCCTCAGACATAGGCCAGCATAGATGAGAATCTTGAGTGTCTATCTGTGTTATCGCACCTTAATAGGCAGCTTGCATGCACATCGGACGTTCGGGGGCGGCAGGGCCTTGGTGCTCTCTTGTCCTCCGATTTCTTTTTCCCACCGCTCTCTGCGGTTGAAATCGGATGCCAAACTCGCTCCTGCGACTCCTTCCTCCCCTCACTGCTTTTGCACCTTGGCGCAGCCACTCGCTCTTAACGCGCTCGCAGCTCGTCCCCTTACTCCTCCGCTCCGCTGATCTGCTTACCCCAGACCGCCACGCCGTGGTCATTGAGACCTGTCACCACCAGCGCAGGTTGGCTTCGCTCCCAGTCCCAGGACGGGAGCAGCTTCAGCTCTTCCGTGGAAGCTCCGCCCCATGGGCTTTCTTTCCACTTCAGTGTCAGTGTTTGTTTGTCATCAAACGTCCAAGTTCCTGAACCGTTTTCGCTTTGAATTTTACCGTTGTCCGTTAGGGTATAAGGCACGGCTTGAATCTGCCCGTCCACGGACGGATCAAGTGCCATGCCTTCCCACTCCCCGGCAATCATGGACTTAGGAATATCCTGTGCTGTCTCACCGGCGTAACGTTCGGGTGAAACCACAGGCCAGCCGTCCTTGGTCCATAACATTTTGCGTACATGCAGATATGGCCAGTTTTTATCCGTCTCGCCCCGTGCATGATGCACGATGTAATAATCGTCTCCGTCCTTCAGAACAGAGTTATGTCCGGGCGCAACCCAGCCCTCGCCTTCCGTGAAGCGATAACCGCCGAGAATTTTGGTGCCGATCTCATATTGCGGCAGATGCTCCGTATCCAGCATGTTATTGCCATTTATGTCCGTGTACGGGCCTGTGATTGAATCAGCACGCGCAACCCGCACGTTATAGTCCTCGAATAAGGAATCATAGGATACAAACAGATAATACTTTTTGAACTCCGGGTTATACACAATGTATGGACCTTCGACTGCACCTTCTTCGGTAGCACGATCCCGAGCGGCAATACGCGTACCATAACCCTCGTCCTTGAATTTGCCCGTGTCCGGATCCAGCGGCGCAATATAGATACCGTCAAAAAATGAACCGTATACCATCCACGAATTGCCCTCGGCATCCACAATGGGATTGGCATCTATCGCATTCAGTTTGTCTTGTTCATTGGCAGAAGTTTGCACAACCAGTCCTTCATCTGTCCAAGGCCCTTCGGGAGATGACGATGTCTGAAGACCAATAGCCGACTGGGTACTGCCAAAAGTAGAAGCCGAATAATACATCCGATAGGTATCGCCAGCCTGGATCACATCGGGTGCCCATAGATTAAGTGCACCTGTCCAATCCAGCGCTTCTTGCGGAATGCCCGGCAGAGCCTGACCTACCCATTTCCAGTGGATCAGATCATCTGATTTGCGTACCATGACGCCGGGTTTCGCTTCTCCTGCTACACGAACGTCTGTGGAATAAACGTAGTATCCCTGATCGGTTTTGATAATGGCCGGATCATGCGCATTGTTCACCGTCCAACGGGACTCATCATCCAGTATGGAAGTGTCATACAGCTGAGTATCTTGGGGGGCTTTAGGAAAGGCCGGACGGGGAACCGTTTCTTCTGCCCCTTCTCCAGCACAACCCGTAGCCCCAGTGATCAACAACAGCAACATGGAAGCAACAACCCCTCTCTTCGAAAATGTCCACCCTCGGAATCTCTTCCGCTGATTCATCCCTTCACTCCCGAAATGGCAACCGATTCAATAATCTGTTTCTGGAAGATCAGGAAGATGATTAATACCGGTAACAGAGCCACAATCGACGCCGCCATAATAAGTGGATAATCCGTCTGGATTGCATACGTGGCATTAAAGTTGGCAATGACCAGCTGCAGCGTCTGCTTCTCCGGTGAATTCAGATAGATAATCGGTGCGAGATAATCGTTCCAGATCCCCATGAACCAGAGAATTAACTGTGCAGCAACGGCAGGTTTAATCAATGGGAATGTAATACTGGAATAGAGCCGGAAATAGGAACTTCCATCAATTTTGGCTGCTTCAATAATGGCATCTGGCACACTAAGCAGATATTGCCGGAGGAAGAAGATCATAATCACATTACCGAACAACCCCGGTACAATAAGCGGCAATAATGTATCTGTCCAGCCAAGCTTAGAGAACATCATGAATTGTGGAATCATGACTGTTGGATACGGAATCATCATGGAAGCAAGCAAAGCAAGAAACAGTTTGTTTTTATGTGGAAACCTCAATTTGGCAAAAGCAAACGCAGCGATACTGGATGTAAACGTACCGACGATCGTTACACTCACCGCGACAATGAGGCTGTTTTTGATCCCGCTTAGCAGAGGGCCTGCTTCCCATATTTCCTTATACTTTCCAAATTGAAACACTTCAGGTATCCACACAGGTGGAAGCGCGAATACATCCTGCTTCTCCTTCAATGAAGTGGATAGCATCCAGATCAGTGGTGCAACCATCGCAATAGCACCGATCGCGAGTACGATAAAAATGATCGTGTTCGTTAAATTCCTTTTTTGACTGTAAGACATCTCCGATTCACTCCTTCCCTTGACAATTAATCCCCATCATAGGCTGATTTTTCGTTCATTTTGAATTGCACCAAGGTAATGACAAAAATGAAAATACCAAGAATCATAGCCATGGCTGACGCATAACCCATCTGAAGGTTACTGAAGGCTTTCTGCCAAATGTAGAAGACAATCGAAGCCGATGAATATTCAGGACCACCTGTAGGCGTCATAATGTTCATCTCGGTAAAGATCTGGGAACCGCCAATGATATTCGTAACGACGAGGAAAAAGGTAACAGGCTTCACCATCGGCCAAGTGATATTGCGGAAAATCTGGAACCCATTGGCTCCATCCAGTTCAGCCGCCTCATAATATGTACGTGATACACTTTGCAGCGCTGCCAGATACAATAACATGGTGTATCCCAAACCTTTCCATACCGTCATAATAATCAGTGCTGGTTTGACTGTGTCTTTGTTCGCGAGCCAGTTGGGACCTTCAATGCCAAACAGGCCGAGGAACTGGTTCACCAGACCGTAATCTCCGTTATACGCCCAGTTCCACATGATGGACACCGCAGCCAGGGAGGAGATGACCGGAATATAATAAATGACACGGAAGGTCGTAGTCCCGGGAATTTTACGATTCAAACCCATAGCCAGCAACAATGCCAGCAAAAGGCCAATCGGGATCCCGAGCATCAGGAAGAATGTATTAAACATCGCTTTGTAAAATAAGTCATCCGTTAGCAAGTCCTTGAAGTTGGCCAATCCGATAAAGTTCATCTGTCCCAGTCCATCCCAGTCGGTAAAGGAACCATAGAGGGAGTAG
The nucleotide sequence above comes from Paenibacillus sp. W2I17. Encoded proteins:
- a CDS encoding prolyl-tRNA synthetase associated domain-containing protein; the encoded protein is MLNKQGFYDLLDRNNIVYESIEHPAVYTMEEIFSYQIPHTEHIVKNLFLRDDKKRNYYLVTIAGTKSVDLRSLSEKIPSRKLSFASEKDLLEFLGLEKGHVNPMGVLNNIQKNVTVVFDKDLVGQKIGIHPMENTATVFFEFEDVKELITAQGSNVVMCDVE
- a CDS encoding EcsC family protein, which produces MDSRETLDKELEQILKWEKQQKDLFIWDKIGRLPFAMLDKVMPKVLKQKIGDSLNDVGQYVQNGGKFLVQKKKVAKLLQEEAEKSGYSMMDTTYRLEQEAEAEGAAKIHSVENLPLLVLDQVADNITESRTKFAAAQGAATGFGGIVTIAADIPMVMGLSLKVLQEMALCYGYDPDEPLERIFIVKCLQFSSADIVGKKAIIEELAAYDDPDKPIEVVSQMQGWREVFNSYSESFGWKKLFQLVPIAGMVFGSVSNKNTIRDVAEAGKMLYKKRLILQRLK
- a CDS encoding arabinan endo-1,5-alpha-L-arabinosidase gives rise to the protein MLLLLITGATGCAGEGAEETVPRPAFPKAPQDTQLYDTSILDDESRWTVNNAHDPAIIKTDQGYYVYSTDVRVAGEAKPGVMVRKSDDLIHWKWVGQALPGIPQEALDWTGALNLWAPDVIQAGDTYRMYYSASTFGSTQSAIGLQTSSSPEGPWTDEGLVVQTSANEQDKLNAIDANPIVDAEGNSWMVYGSFFDGIYIAPLDPDTGKFKDEGYGTRIAARDRATEEGAVEGPYIVYNPEFKKYYLFVSYDSLFEDYNVRVARADSITGPYTDINGNNMLDTEHLPQYEIGTKILGGYRFTEGEGWVAPGHNSVLKDGDDYYIVHHARGETDKNWPYLHVRKMLWTKDGWPVVSPERYAGETAQDIPKSMIAGEWEGMALDPSVDGQIQAVPYTLTDNGKIQSENGSGTWTFDDKQTLTLKWKESPWGGASTEELKLLPSWDWERSQPALVVTGLNDHGVAVWGKQISGAEE
- a CDS encoding carbohydrate ABC transporter permease, with translation MSYSQKRNLTNTIIFIVLAIGAIAMVAPLIWMLSTSLKEKQDVFALPPVWIPEVFQFGKYKEIWEAGPLLSGIKNSLIVAVSVTIVGTFTSSIAAFAFAKLRFPHKNKLFLALLASMMIPYPTVMIPQFMMFSKLGWTDTLLPLIVPGLFGNVIMIFFLRQYLLSVPDAIIEAAKIDGSSYFRLYSSITFPLIKPAVAAQLILWFMGIWNDYLAPIIYLNSPEKQTLQLVIANFNATYAIQTDYPLIMAASIVALLPVLIIFLIFQKQIIESVAISGVKG
- a CDS encoding carbohydrate ABC transporter permease; the encoded protein is MITKSSLYRKEMLYGYLFILPPILGLLIFVMFPFLYSLYGSFTDWDGLGQMNFIGLANFKDLLTDDLFYKAMFNTFFLMLGIPIGLLLALLLAMGLNRKIPGTTTFRVIYYIPVISSLAAVSIMWNWAYNGDYGLVNQFLGLFGIEGPNWLANKDTVKPALIIMTVWKGLGYTMLLYLAALQSVSRTYYEAAELDGANGFQIFRNITWPMVKPVTFFLVVTNIIGGSQIFTEMNIMTPTGGPEYSSASIVFYIWQKAFSNLQMGYASAMAMILGIFIFVITLVQFKMNEKSAYDGD